The following DNA comes from cyanobiont of Ornithocercus magnificus.
CCCAGGATTGCTAGAGTTGGACCTTACTAGAAGGACATGGACACATTCTCTTGCCACAGAGTTACCAACTCCACCTGATACTATTACTAAACCAGAGGCTATTTGGTTTAACGGACATGATGGTGAGCGAACCCATGCTTGGTACTATCCCCCTCGCTTGGCTAACTTAAGTTCTGGTTTCCCGCTACTGGTTAAAAGCCACAGTGGTCCAACTGCTATGGCAAGCTGCGGCCTCAATCTCAGCATTCAATTTTGGACTTCGCGCGGCTGGGGTGTAGTAGATGTGAATTATGGTGGTTCTACAGGTTTTGGCCGTTCTTACAGAGAACGATTGCGTTTCAACTGGGGCGTGACAGATGTACACGACTGTGCTGCAGCAGCGCGTTACTTGATTGCAAACAAGGGTGCTGACGCTTCACGAGTTGCTATAGAAGGCAGTAGTGCTGGAGGTTTCACTGCTCTAGCCTGTCTATGCTTCAGTGACATCTTTCAGGTTGGTGCATGTCGCTACGGGATAAGCGATTTGGCCTCAATGGCTTGCCAGACACACCGCTTTGAGGCAGGTTATCTTGAGTGGCTCCTTGGGCCCTGGCCAGAGCAGCGGCAGCTGTATCTGGCACGCTCTCCTCTCTATAATGTCGAGCGCATCAGCTGTCCGGTTATTTTCTTCCAAGGCCTCCAAGATAAGGTCGTGATTCCTGAGCAAACTAATCAAATGGCTGTTGCCTTACGTGAGCGTGATATCCCTGTAGAGATACATAATTTTCCAGATGAGGGACATGGTTTCCGTGACAGCAACGTACTAACAGAAGTTCTGGAATCGACAGAATGCTTCTTCCGACAACATCTTGACCTTTAAGTGTCTGCCTATTAGGACCTATAGGCTTTGGCGGTAGTCTTACCACTGGGATGGGTTCATAGCCTTGCTTACTATTTGTTAGCGTGCAAAAGATCGATTGCAGATTGTAGTTCGCTTGCAAAGCGATCAATCTCTTCAATTGTTGTAGTAAAGCTAAGACTGGCACGAGCTGATCCAGGTATACCAAGAAAATGGTGTAGCGGCTGACAGCAGTGGTGCCCACTACGGATACAGATTCCTACAGTGTCGAGAAGTTCCGCTATGTCGTTGGCATTAATCCCATCTACAAGGAAGCTAGCTAACGCGCCACGATTTTGGTCCTGCTCAGGTGTTGGCCCTAGCACACTTAACTGGTTGATCGACTGCAGGCGCTTGAACAAATGGCGGGTGAGTTCTGTTTCCCAGGTCTGGATAGCTTCGAAGCCAATACCCTGAAGGTAACTTAGGGCAGCACTCATGCCTATTGCCTCCCCAATGGCTGGTGTCCCTGCCTCGAATTTGTGTGGTAGTTCAGCCCATGTGCTGTGGCTAAGAGAAACGTCCTGGATCATCTCTCCTCCGCCCAGGAAAGGAGGCATTGCCTCTAGTAGTTGTTCTCGGGCCCAGAGAAACCCTATACCGGTCGGGCCGCAGAGCTTGTGAGATGATCCTACGAGGAAGTCTGCGTTCAAAGCCACAACATCAACTGGCATATGTGCAAGACTCTGGCAAGCATCTACTAGCAGTAGGGCACCAACATCATGAGCAAGAGAGGCAATTTCCTCAATGGGATTGCAACAGCCAAGCGTGTTACTGATATGCGCCAGAGCAACTAATTGTGTACGTTCATTAATTTGGACTCGGAGGCTTTCGAGGTCAAGTCTTCCGTCATCTGTGAGACCAACGTGGCACAAGCGGCAACCAGTACGACTGGCTAGAAGCTGCCAGGGAACAAGGTTGCTGTGGTGCTCCATCACAGTCAAAAGGATTTCATGATCAG
Coding sequences within:
- a CDS encoding SufS family cysteine desulfurase, which produces MTVSNYSLAESTRPDFPLLSECALDGQSLVYLDHAATSQKPHCVLNAIQQYYAHDNANVHRGAHQLSARATEAFEAARTTTCSFIKARSPAEIVFTRNASEAINLVARSWGDANLRADHEILLTVMEHHSNLVPWQLLASRTGCRLCHVGLTDDGRLDLESLRVQINERTQLVALAHISNTLGCCNPIEEIASLAHDVGALLLVDACQSLAHMPVDVVALNADFLVGSSHKLCGPTGIGFLWAREQLLEAMPPFLGGGEMIQDVSLSHSTWAELPHKFEAGTPAIGEAIGMSAALSYLQGIGFEAIQTWETELTRHLFKRLQSINQLSVLGPTPEQDQNRGALASFLVDGINANDIAELLDTVGICIRSGHHCCQPLHHFLGIPGSARASLSFTTTIEEIDRFASELQSAIDLLHANK